GACTCCTACGGGAGGCAGCAGTAGGGAATATTGGACAATGGGGGCAACCCTGATCCAGCAATGCCGCGTGAGTGATGAAGGCCTTAGGGTTGTAAAGCTCTTTTACCCGAGATGATAATGACAGTATCGGGAGAATAAGCTCCGGCTAACTCCGTGCCAGCAGCCGCGGTAATACGGAGGGAGCTAGCGTTGTTCGGAATTACTGGGCGTAAAGCGCACGTAGGCGGCGATTTAAGTCAGAGGTGAAAGCCCGGGGCTCAACCCCGGAACTGCCTTTGAGACTGGATTGCTAGAATCTTGGAGAGGCGGGTGGAATTCCGAGTGTAGAGGTGAAATTCGTAGATATTCGGAAGAACACCAGTGGCGAAGGCGGCCCGCTGGACAAGTATTGACGCTGAGGTGCGAAAGCGTGGGGAGCAAACAGGATTAGATACCCTGGTAGTCCACGCCGTAAACGATGATAACTAGCTGCTGGGGCACATGGTGTTTCAGTGGCGCAGCTAACGCATTAAGTTATCCGCCTGGGGAGTACGGTCGCAAGATTAAAACTCAAAGGAATTGACGGGGGCCTGCACAAGCGGTGGAGCATGTGGTTTAATTCGAAGCAACGCGCAGAACCTTACCAACGTTTGACATCCCTATCGCGGATCGTGGAGACACTTTCCTTCAGTTCGGCTGGATAGGTGACAGGTGCTGCATGGCTGTCGTCAGCTCGTGTCGTGAGATGTTGGGTTAAGTCCCGCAACGAGCGCAACCCTCGACCTTAGTTGCCATCATTTAGTTGGGTACTCTAAGGTAACCGCCGGTGATAAGCCGGAGGAAGGTGGGGATGACGTCAAGTCCTCATGGCCCTTACGCGTTGGGCTACACACGTGCTACAATGGCGACTACAGTGGGCAGCCACTCCGCGAGGAGGAGCTAATCTCCAAAAGTCGTCTCAGTTCGGATCGTTCTCTGCAACTCGAGAGCGTGAAGGCGGAATCGCTAGTAATCGCGGATCAGCATGCCGCGGTGAATACGTTCCCAGGCCTTGTACACACCGCCCGTCACACCATGGGAGTTGGATTCACTCGAAGGCGTTGAGCTAACCGCAAGGAGGCAGGCGACCACAGTGGGTTTAGCGACTGGGGTGAAGTCGTAACAAGGTAGCCGTAGGGGAACCTGCGGCTGGATCACCTCCTTTCTAAGGATCGTGACGAAAGCGCTAAGGCTTGACCTTAGAAGAGCTTCGTCATTTCCAAAGAACATTGCCGCCGTCCTCATGTCCCTTCATCACTGGAAAATACGCTCTGGCAACAGGGTGTATCTGCCTGGCAGGCTTTCGAGCGCCTCGCGCTGCTGTAAAAAGCAGCCTGCGGGCACCGGGCCGGTAGCTCAGGTGGTTAGAGCGCACGCCTGATAAGCGTGAGGTCGGAGGTTCAACTCCTCCCCGGCCCACCAGTTTTGCCGTCTTGGAACCTGTCCGGGGGACAGGTTCAGGCAAAACTCCCGAGCGCAAGCGAAGGGTTTGGTTGGGGGCTTTAGCTCAGCTGGGAGAGCGGTTGCTTTGCAAGCATCAGGTCATCGGTTCGATCCCGATAAGCTCCACCATTTTTGATCAGGTCCGCCGCATAAGCGGTGCGTATCGATCAGATGGCTCTAGCCAAGGATTTCCAGAGATGAAGAGTAGCGGTTTGCCAGCTTAGGCTGGTGATATGGCACGCATTGCGTGCCTCTTTGACATTGTGAATGGGTTTTTTAATCGATGCCGTGGCGACATGGGGTTGGTTTTTGTGTTTGCCGCAAGGCAGGCGACAAAAGCTGATCTGATGATCGTTCACACAAGATTATCTGGCTGAGTTTAATAACCACACCGATATAATCGGCGGCAAATGCTACCCAGTATTGTCGTTGGTGGTGTGGACTCTCAAGCGTGAGGTAAGGGCATCTGGTGAATGCCTTGGCATGTACAGGCGATGAAGGACGTGGCACGCTGCGATAAGCGTGGGGGAGCCGTGAGCAGGCATTGATCCCGCGATTTCCGAATGGGATAACCCACCTTCACCATTTAAGACTGCTTCTGGAGCGATCCAGGGCCAGTGTTAAATGGGAGAGGTATCACTAAGCTGAATAAAATAGGCTTTGGTGAAGCGAACCCGGAGAACTGAAACATCTCAGTACCCGGAGGAAAAGACATCAACCGAGATTCCGTTAGTAGTGGCGAGCGAACGCGGACCAGGCCAGCGCCTGGGATATAATTAGCAGAACGCTCTGGAAAGTGCGGCCATAGCGGGTGACAGCCCCGTATGCGAAAATGATATTCCAGGACTTGAGTAGGGCGGAGCACGTGAAACTCTGTCTGAACATGGGGGGACCACCCTCCAAGCCTAAATACTCGTACATGACCGATAGTGAACCAGTACCGTGAGGGAAAGGTGAAAAGCACCCCGATGAGGGGAGTGAAACAGTACCTGAAACCGGATGCCTACAAGCAGTGGGAGGGTCCTTGAGACCTGACCGCGTACCTCTTGCATAATGGGTCTGTGACTTAGTGTATCAAGCAAGCTTAAGCCGTTAGGTGTAGGCGCAGCGAAAGCGAGTCTGAATAGGGCGACCATAGTTTGATGCATTAGACCCGAAACCCGGCGATCTATGCATGACCAGGTTGAAGGTGCGGTAACACGCACTGGAGGACCGAACCGTTCAATGTTGAAAAATTGTCGGATGAGTTGTGCTTAGGGGTGAAAGGCCAATCAAGCCGGGAAATAGCTGGTTCTCCGCGAAATCTATTGAGGTAGAGCGTCGGATGATTGCCGTTGGGGGTAGAGCACTGGATGGTTGCGGGGGTCGCGAGATCTACCAATACTAACCAAACTCCGAATACCAACGAGTCTAGTCCGGCAGACAGACGGCGGGTGCTAAGGTCCGTCGTCAAAAGGGAAACAGCCCTAACCTACAGCTAAGGTCCCCAAGTCATCACTAAGTGGGAAAGCATGTGGGATTTCCAAAACAACCAGGAGGTTGGCTTAGAAGCAGCCATCCTTTAAAGAAAGCGTAACAGCTCACTGGTCTAAATAAGAGATCCTGCGGCGAAGATGTAACGGGGCTAAAGTGATGCACCGAAGCTTAGGGTTCAGTCTTTGACTGAGCGGTAGCGGAGCGTTCCGTAGGCCGTTGAAGCGGGAGGGTAACCGACCGTGGAGGTATCGGAAGTGCGAATGCAGACATGAGTAGCGATTAACAGTGTGAGATGCACTGTCGCCGAAATTCCAAGGGTTCCTGCTTAAAGCTAATCTGAGCAGGGTAAGCCGGCCCCTAAGACGAGCCCGAAGGGGGTAGTCGATGGGAACCACGTTAATATTCGTGGGCCTGGAGGTGTGTGACGGATGGCGTAAATGGTCTGGGCTTATTGGATTGCTCCAGGCTGTGAAGTTGTCCCAGGAAATAGCCCCTCCGTATAGACCGTACCCTAAACCGACACAGGTGGAATGGTAGAGTATACCAAGGCGTTTGAGAGAAGTATCCTGAAGGAACTCGGCAAATTGCCTCCGTACCTTCGGAAGAAGGAGGCCCCATATATGCGCAAGCACTTATGGGGGGCACAGGCCAGGGGGTAGCGACTGTTTAGCAAAAACACAGGGCTCTGCTAAGTCGGCTTCAAGACGACGTATAGGGCCTGACGCCTGCCCGGTGCCTGAAGGTTAAGAGGAGGAGTGCAAGCTCTGAATTGAAGCCCAGGTAAACGGCGGCCGTAACTATAACGGTCCTAAGGTAGCGAAATTCCTTGTCGGGTAAGTTCCGACCTGCACGAATGGCGTAACGACTTCCCCACTGTCTCCAGGATATGCTCAGCGAAATTGAATTCTCCGTGAAGATGCGGAGTACCCGCGGTTAGACGGAAAGACCCCGTGCACCTTTACTGCAACTTCAGAGTGGCATTAGGAAAGAGCTGTGTAGCATAGGTGGGAGGCTTTGAAGCATCGACGCCAGTTGATGTGGAGCCATAGGTGAAATACCACCCTGCTGTTTTCTGATGTCTAACCTCGCACCGTTATCCGGTGCAGGGACCCTCTGTGGTGGGTAGTTTGACTGGGGCGGTCGCCTCCTAAAGAGTAACGGAGGCGCGCGATGGTGGGCTCAGGACGGTTGGAAACCGTCTGTTAGAGTGCAATGGCATAAGCCCGCCTGACTGCGAGACTGACAAGTCGAGCAGAGACGAAAGTCGGTCATAGTGATCCGGTGGTCCCTCGTGGAAGGGCCATCGCTCAACGGATAAAAGGTACGCCGGGGATAACAGGCTGATGATTCCCAAGAGCTCATATCGACGGAATCGTTTGGCACCTCGATGTCGGCTCATCACATCCTGGGGCTGGAGCAGGTCCCAAGGGTTTGGCTGTTCGCCAATTAAAGTGGTACGTGAGCTGGGTTCAGAACGTCGCGAGACAGTTTGGTCCCTATCTGCCGTGGGCGTCGAAATTTGAGAGGAGTTGACCCTAGTACGAGAGGACCGGGTTGAACATACCTCTGGTGTACCTGTCGTCACGCCAGTGGCGCAGCAGGGTAGCTATGTATGGACGGGATAACCGCTGAAAGCATCTAAGCGGGAAGCCTCCCTCAAGATAAGATTTCACAGGACCGTGGAAGACCACCACGTTGATAGATCGGATGTGGAAGTGCGGTAACGCATGAAGCTAACCGATACTAATTGTCCTATTCGCGCTTAAGAGTCCCACCATCAACGACAATGCTGGTCATACAGCAGCGCTCGACGATCGTAGGTTGTTAAGCCAGCCCAGATATATGCTTACAAACACACACAAAACGTGCACGGTATCGATTATAACCCCCTTATATGCGCCCGCTTCATTGCTTGGTGACCATAGCGTCTGTGACCCACCCGATCCCATCCCGAACTCGGCCGTGAAACCAGTCTGCGCCGATGGTACTATTGCTCAAGCACTGGAAGAGTAGGGCGTCGCCAGGCATTGCAGCGCGCGCATATATCGGAAAATACATAAAACCCATTCACAACGTCTCGGCCCGTACCAACGGGCCGCAGGCCGCAAGGCCGAACGGCCGCCCGACCCCGGATCAAGTCCGGGGAGGAAAGCCAAGGGAACGGATGTTCCCGCCGGCGCTTGAGGCTAAACAAAAGTGACGCGGGATGGAGCAGCCCGGTAGCTCGTCAGGCTCATAACCTGAAGGTCGTAGGTTCAAATCCTACTCCCGCAACCAACACAAAGCATTGGCGAACGCAGTGAGCTTAGGCTTTGTGTTGTCCCGGCGAAGGCCGGGACCCATAACCCCACACACAACCCCGCCTGAACAGCGGGGTTTTTTATCGCCTACAACATGCGCAACCAACATGTCGGAGGCGGACACCTGCCGCCCCCGATCCCCCTATCACCGCTCGGCCCCTTCCAACTGTCGGCTGAAATACACCATCTGCATCGCCTGCAATCGTGCGCCTTGCGCGATATCCGCATCGCCCGAATGGCCACCGGCGGTATCTTCGTAGAAATAATAGGGCAGGCCATAATCCTTCAGCCGTGCTGCGAACTTGCGTGCATGTTGCGGCCCCACACGGTCGTCCTTGGACGTGGTCCAGATGTAGGGCACCGGATATTTCACACCCCGACGGATGTTCGCATAAGGCGAAATCTTCTCCAGAAACGCCTTCTCCGCGGGCACCGACACGCTGCCATATTCATCGACCCAGGATGCCCCGGCCGCGATCTGCTCGTACCGCACCATGTCCAGCAACGGCACCTGGATCGCGACCGCATTCCACAGATCGGGATGCTGGTTGAACGCCACCCCCATCAGCAGCCCGCCATTGGAGCCGCCATAGATGCCGAACTTTCTGGGCGACGATAATTTGCGCGCGAATATATCCTGCGCCACCGCGGCGAAATCGTCATAGATGATCTGCCGCTTGGTCTTCAGCCCTGCCTCATGCCAGGCCGGGCCGAACTCGCCGCCGCCGCGGATATTCGCCAGCACGAAACTATTGCCCCGTTCCAGCCAGAGCTTGCCGGTGATCGCCGCATAGCTCGGCGTCATCGGCACTTCGAAACCGCCATAGGCCGTCATGATCGTCGGCGTCGAACCGTCCGGCTTCATGTCTTTCCGATGGACGATGAAATAGGGGATCTTGGTCCCGTCGGTAGAGGTCGCCTCGAACTGATCGACCACCAGCCCGTCGGCGTCGAAGCGCGCGGGCATGGCCTTCACCTGGCGCGGCGTCGGGTTGGCGGCATCCAACGCCCACAGGGTCGTGGGCGCCAGGAAGCCGGACACCGACAGATAGGCATTGTCGCTCTTGTCGGTGGCGCTGACGATCGCAATCGTGGCGTTGTCGGGCAGGGAGACCGGTGTCGTGGTCCATGCGTCCTTGCCAGGCGCCAGCACCAGCACGCGTCCGCGCACATTGTCGTTGATCGCTACGATTACGCGGTTCTTCGTCGCCGCGACGCCGTCGATCGACTGGCGCGCATTGGGCGCGAACAGGATCTGCGGCCTCAGCGTCTCGCCCGCCTGCAACGCGGCGAGCGGCACCGCCGCCAGCGACCCCGACGGCACCGTCACGCCACCGCTTTTCCATAGCTCGCTGGTCTGGATCAGCACCTGCCCCTGGACCATGCCCTGCAACTGGCTCTTCGCCGGAAGCGGCAGCTTCTTCACGCCATCGGCCGTGACCAGATAGGTTTCGTTGCCGAAGAAGGTAACGCCACGATAGAGAAAGGCCGCGCGATGCCCTGCGCCATCCGACAGCAGCATCGGAAACGTCCCGACCTGATCACCAGGCGCACCCCGATAGATTTCCTGCGCCGCCGACAGCGGCTGCCCCCGCGTGAGCGTCTTCACCACGAAAGGATAGCCCGACGCGGTCAGGCTGCCGTCTCCCCAATTGCGGGCGAGCAGCAGCGTGTCCTTGTCCAGCCAGGCGACATTCTGCTTGGACGTCGGAATATCGAATCCGCCCGACACGAACTGCCCTTTGTCCAGATCGAATTCGCGCAGGCTGACCGCATCTTCCCCGCCGTCCGACAGGCTGATGAGCGCCAATCGCTCCTCGGGGTCCAGGATGGTCGCGCCCTTCCACACCCACTTCTTCCCCTCCGCCTTGGACAGGGCATCGAGATCCAGCACCGTGGTCCAGCGCGGCGCGGCGGTCGCATAGTCGGCCTCGCTCGTATGGCGCCAGATGCCCTGGGGATGATCGGCGTCGCGCCACAGATTATAGACGCGGCCATGGACCAGCATCGGCATGGCGATCCGGTCCTTGGCCGACGCGATCGCCAGCGCTTGCGCATAATAGCCTGCATAGCGCGGATCACCCTGCAGGGTCGCGACGGTCGCCTTGTTCTCCGCCTCCACCCATTGCATCGCGCGCGGGCCGGTCCAGTCTTCCAGCCAGACGAAGGGATCGTCGGCGGGCGCAGGCTGCGGGGCCGGGGCAGGGGGCGCACCTGCGCCTGTCAACATCGCGGCAGTCACCAACAACAACATCCTTTTCATCACATCTTCCCCCTTGGCGCGGCCAGCCGCCCCTGGCGATAGCGTCGCCGCAACAGCGCGCCCGCAACCAGCAGAGGTAACGCGCCCAGCATCAACAGGCTCCCGATCAGGCTGGGCGACCAGCCCCACAGGCTGTGCAGCCCGAAAGCGGATGGGGCCAGCACCAGCAGGAATCCCAAAGTCAGCAGCCACAACCCCCATCGTCGCGGCCGCACCGCCACCATGCGCATTTCATGACGCCATGCCTTGCGGCCAGCTTTGGTGGACAGATCGGGAGGCGGGTGGTCGAACATAAGGTGCTGGACCTTGTGGCCTTTCGTCCCTATCCTGTCCAGCATCCCCGGGGGACCGCGCACAGGCGGTTGAGAGGTGGCTGATGTGGCCACGACCCGTTGAACCTGATCTGGTTGAGACCGGCGTAGGGAGGGAACGGCTTGTCTAACCCGCAGACCGCGCCCGCCCTCCGCCCCGAACGTGGCGACAAGGAGGCGGACTTATGGACACGATTTCGGTTCTGACGCTGCGCCTGGCGGAGATTTTCGGTCTCTACATGATCGTCATCGGCCTGGGCGGCGTCGCCAGTCCGCAGCGCTGGCGCGCGGTCATGGACGATCTCAATCGATCGCCGGGCCTGGTTGTCGCGCTGGGTTTCGCCGTCTTCGCGGTCGGCGGTACGCTGGTGCTGATCCACAGCATCTGGACCGACCCGCTCGCTATCATCGTCAGCCTGATCGGCTATGTTGCCCTGATCGAGGGCGCGACGTTGCTGGCGGTGCCCGGCCCGCTGATCCGCATCGGCCACTGGTCGACGGGCTTCATCCGCATCTGGGCGATCGTCGCGCTCATTTTCGGTCTTCTCCTCTTCCTCGCGGGCCTCACCGGCCGCGCCACCATTTCCGTCTGAAAGGTATAAGCATGGCAGATGTCCCCGCCCGCACAGAGATGCGCGTCACCACTGGCCCCATCCGGGGATCGAAGAAGATCCATGTCGGCCCCTTGAAGGTCGCGATGCGCGAAATCCATCTGGAGCCGGGCTGCGGCGAGCCGCCGGTGCGCGTCTATGACACGTCCGGTCCCTATACCGATCCCGAAGCCCGCATCGACATCATGGCGGGCCTGCCGCAACTGCGCCGCGACTGGATTCGCGATCGCGGCGATGTCGAGGAATATGACGCGCGCGAAATCAAGCCGGAGGATAACGGCCTCAAAGGCCCGGATCGCTCCGCTGGCGTCCAGCCTTTCCCCAACCTCGTCAAGCGCCCCCTGCGCGCCAAATCGGGGGCCAATGTGTCCCAAATGCACTATGCCCGTCGCGGCATCATCACGCCGGAAATGGAATATGTGGCGGAGCGTGAAAATCTGGGCCGCGCTCGCCTCGCCGCCTATATCCGCGACGGCGAAAGCTTCGGCGCGTCCATCCCCGACTATGTGACGCCGGAGTTCGTGCGCGACGAAATCGCCCGCGGTCGCGCCATCATCCCCAACAATATCAACCATCCCGAATCCGAGCCGATGGCGATCGGCCGCAATTTCCTGGTCAAGATCAACGCCAATATCGGCAATTCAGCCGTCGCGTCCGATGTTGCGGCCGAAGTCGATAAGCTGGTCTGGTCGATCCGCTGGGGCGCGGACACGGTGATGGACCTCTCGACCGGCCGCAATATCCACGACACGCGCGAATGGATATTGCGCAATTCCCCCGTCCCGATCGGCACCGTCCCCATCTATCAGGCGCTCGAAAAGGTCGGCGGCATCGCCGAGGATCTGACCTGGGACATCTTCCGCGACACGCTGGTCGAACAGGCGGAGCAGGGCGTCGATTATTTCACCATCCATGCGGGCGTCCGCCTCGCCTATATCCCGATGGCGGCCAAACGCGTCACCGGCATCGTGTCGCGCGGCGGCTCCATCATGGCGAAATGGTGCCTCGCCCATCACAAGGAAAGCTTCCTCTACGAGCATTTCGACGAGATCACGGAAATCATGAAGGCGTATGACATCGCCTATTCGCTGGGCGACGGCCTGCGCCCCGGATCGATCGCCGACGCCAATGATGAAGCGCAGTTCTCCGAACTCTACACGCTGGGCGAACTGACCCACCGCGCCTGGAAACAGGATGTGCAGGTGATGATCGAAGGGCCGGGCCATGTGCCCATGCACAAGATCAAGGAGAATATGGAAAAGCAGCTCCAGGTCTGCGGCGAAGCGCCCTTCTACACGCTGGGGCCGCTCACCACGGACATCGCGCCGGGCTATGACCATATCACCAGCGGCATCGGCGCGGCGCAGATCGGTTGGTACGGCACGGCGATGCTCTGCTACGTCACGCCCAAGGAACATCTGGGCCTGCCCGACCGTGATGACGTGAAGGTCGGCGTCGTCACCTACAAGCTGGCCGCCCACGCCGCCGACCTGGCGAAGGGCCATCCCGCCGCGCAGGTCCGCGACGACGCGCTCAGCCGCGCCCGCTTCGAATTCCGCTGGCGCGACCAGTTCAACCTGTCGCTCGACCCCGAAACCGCCGAACAATATCACGACCAGACGCTGCCTGCCGAAGGCGCGAAGAGCGCGCATTTCTGCTCCATGTGCGGCCCCAAATTCTGCTCGATGAAGATCACGCAGGAAGTGCGCGACTTCGCCGCGAAGAAGAACCAGCCCGCCGACGGCTTCGTCGAAGCGGGCCTCACCGGCCGCGAAACCGCCGAAGCGAGCAAGGCCGCTGCGCTCAAGGGCATGGAAGAGATGAGCAAGCTGTTCAAGGCCACCGGCAGCG
This window of the Sphingobium sp. CR2-8 genome carries:
- a CDS encoding prolyl oligopeptidase family serine peptidase — translated: MKRMLLLVTAAMLTGAGAPPAPAPQPAPADDPFVWLEDWTGPRAMQWVEAENKATVATLQGDPRYAGYYAQALAIASAKDRIAMPMLVHGRVYNLWRDADHPQGIWRHTSEADYATAAPRWTTVLDLDALSKAEGKKWVWKGATILDPEERLALISLSDGGEDAVSLREFDLDKGQFVSGGFDIPTSKQNVAWLDKDTLLLARNWGDGSLTASGYPFVVKTLTRGQPLSAAQEIYRGAPGDQVGTFPMLLSDGAGHRAAFLYRGVTFFGNETYLVTADGVKKLPLPAKSQLQGMVQGQVLIQTSELWKSGGVTVPSGSLAAVPLAALQAGETLRPQILFAPNARQSIDGVAATKNRVIVAINDNVRGRVLVLAPGKDAWTTTPVSLPDNATIAIVSATDKSDNAYLSVSGFLAPTTLWALDAANPTPRQVKAMPARFDADGLVVDQFEATSTDGTKIPYFIVHRKDMKPDGSTPTIMTAYGGFEVPMTPSYAAITGKLWLERGNSFVLANIRGGGEFGPAWHEAGLKTKRQIIYDDFAAVAQDIFARKLSSPRKFGIYGGSNGGLLMGVAFNQHPDLWNAVAIQVPLLDMVRYEQIAAGASWVDEYGSVSVPAEKAFLEKISPYANIRRGVKYPVPYIWTTSKDDRVGPQHARKFAARLKDYGLPYYFYEDTAGGHSGDADIAQGARLQAMQMVYFSRQLEGAER
- a CDS encoding DUF2065 domain-containing protein translates to MDTISVLTLRLAEIFGLYMIVIGLGGVASPQRWRAVMDDLNRSPGLVVALGFAVFAVGGTLVLIHSIWTDPLAIIVSLIGYVALIEGATLLAVPGPLIRIGHWSTGFIRIWAIVALIFGLLLFLAGLTGRATISV
- the thiC gene encoding phosphomethylpyrimidine synthase ThiC; the encoded protein is MADVPARTEMRVTTGPIRGSKKIHVGPLKVAMREIHLEPGCGEPPVRVYDTSGPYTDPEARIDIMAGLPQLRRDWIRDRGDVEEYDAREIKPEDNGLKGPDRSAGVQPFPNLVKRPLRAKSGANVSQMHYARRGIITPEMEYVAERENLGRARLAAYIRDGESFGASIPDYVTPEFVRDEIARGRAIIPNNINHPESEPMAIGRNFLVKINANIGNSAVASDVAAEVDKLVWSIRWGADTVMDLSTGRNIHDTREWILRNSPVPIGTVPIYQALEKVGGIAEDLTWDIFRDTLVEQAEQGVDYFTIHAGVRLAYIPMAAKRVTGIVSRGGSIMAKWCLAHHKESFLYEHFDEITEIMKAYDIAYSLGDGLRPGSIADANDEAQFSELYTLGELTHRAWKQDVQVMIEGPGHVPMHKIKENMEKQLQVCGEAPFYTLGPLTTDIAPGYDHITSGIGAAQIGWYGTAMLCYVTPKEHLGLPDRDDVKVGVVTYKLAAHAADLAKGHPAAQVRDDALSRARFEFRWRDQFNLSLDPETAEQYHDQTLPAEGAKSAHFCSMCGPKFCSMKITQEVRDFAAKKNQPADGFVEAGLTGRETAEASKAAALKGMEEMSKLFKATGSELYMGAGGREHD